The following coding sequences lie in one Salvelinus sp. IW2-2015 unplaced genomic scaffold, ASM291031v2 Un_scaffold11109, whole genome shotgun sequence genomic window:
- the LOC112080032 gene encoding ATP-dependent Clp protease proteolytic subunit, mitochondrial-like, which translates to MYINSPGGVVTAGLAIYDTMQYILNPISTWCVGQAASMGSLLLASGTAGMRHSLPNARIMVHQPSGGARGQATDIAIQAEEIMKLKKQINQLYAKHTGQLLTHIGK; encoded by the exons ATGTACATCAACAGTCCTG GCGGTGTTGTGACAGCAGGCCTAGCCATCTATGACACCATGCAGTATATCCTCAACCCAATCTCCACGTGGTGTGTGGGCCAGGCGGCCAGCATGGGCAGTCTTCTCCTGGCTTCGGGCACGGCCGGCATGAGGCACTCCCTGCCCAACGCTCGCATCATGGTGCACCAGCCCTCCGGAGGAGCCAGG GGTCAGGCTACAGACATCGCCATTCAGGCTGAGGAGATCATGAAACTAAAGAAACAGATCAATCAACTCTACGCTAAACACACTGGCCAGCTGTTGACACACATAGGTAAGTAG